From one Plasmodium malariae genome assembly, chromosome: 12 genomic stretch:
- the PmUG01_12019300 gene encoding inner membrane complex protein, putative has protein sequence MSKPDKGFEETNDTLPESTGRQYAVEGYTNESIAVPQTKYQEYYTYPNAGVHEYENKKNSSMNISCSGNSFSCKPQNRKVFIRTVDNKRKTSNKKYNSFNNSFCQEYNPYVIYPSNSIQGSNIEDYNYAMPMSDKNAEYKEKYISNNPSRLTYAYLSDDINYSLNGQFMDLDNMHTNVPICIRESFQSNRVNNLMNRMYPMSQDEYNLNNTLPNVVDLKCDVIAKDILRYIRMFIRYIYKVVKLAFAKIKRDLNTKEIYFDPTIPPIHQMDMECEVCRKKYGDILLDAHQKDCISFFEGVDESRTIFSKLWDIINNWLDSKESDKIDVLRSQRSVEQLIQENRKEYEEVYYQMENFPRDENGKIELPQFNDISRQSIVMT, from the exons atgagtAAACCTGATAAGGGTTTTGAAGAAACCAACGACACCCTACCTGAAAGTACAGGTAGACAATATGCTGTAGAGGGGTACACTAATGAAAGTATTGCAGTTCCCCAAACGAAATATCAGGAGTACTATACTTATCCGAATGCAGGAGTTcatgaatatgaaaataagaaaaattcttCAATGAATATTAGTTGCTCAGGAAACTCATTTAGTTGCAAACCACAAAATCGAAAAGTATTTATTCGCACAGTTGACAACAAACGTAAAACgagcaataaaaaatataattcttttaataattcattcTGTCAAGAATATAATCCTTATGTAATATATCCCAGTAATTCAATCCAAGGAAGTAATATAGAAGATTATAATTATGCTATGCCTATGAGTGATAAAAATGCagaatataaagaaaaatatataagcaaTAATCCAAGTAGGTTAACTTATGCATATCTATCTGATGATATTAATTACTCTCTAAATGGGCAATTTATGGATCTTGACAATATGCACACCAATGTGCCAATATGTATTAGAGAATCGTTTCAAAGCAACAGAGTGAACAACCTTATGAATCGTATGTATCCAATGAGTCAG gatgaatataatttaaataacacTCTACCTAATGTAGTAGACTTAAAATGTGATGTCATTGCGAAAGACATTTTAAGATATATTCGCATGtttataagatatatttataaagtaGTTAAATTAGCttttgcaaaaattaaaagggaCTTAAACACTAAAGAAATTTACTTTGACCCTACAATACCACCAATTCATCAAATGGATATGGAATGTGAAGtttgtagaaaaaaatatggagatatattattagatGCCCATCAGAAGGACTGTATAAGTTTTTTTGAAGGGGTTGACGAATCTCGTactatattttctaaattatgggatattataaataattggCTAGACTCAAAAGAAAGTGATAAAATTGACGTCTTAAGAAGTCAAAGAAGCGTAGAACAGCTAATTCAAGAAAATAGAAAGGAGTATGAAGAGGTTTATTATCAAATGGAAAATTTCCCAAGGGACGAAAATGGAAAAATCGAATTACCTCAATTCAATGATATTTCGAGACAGAGCATCGTAATGACATAG
- the PmUG01_12019500 gene encoding conserved Plasmodium protein, unknown function, which produces MSTINKKRKKKKIFSDEEDSKSNEIEHTSIEVSSERATKNKPLLCTNGIDAYEHDPVDKSEGEELIEGNITKKVEDVGEEGDDRNGGDINNNDINGYIRSESGNIEQGKNGDDKSEHSQNDTQQSNKCEDILKQKKKKKKLKKCTMQEDASGNDTTDMIESRNIEYTLNRNDSGETNNTNEDASSGENSLKENNSKKLGEGKHEEETTFHKMINEKKKKKKRKVHKMEEVQEMNDHEGKQWKSEDENDGKEQQQEQDQTQKQRVVNHSEDNEEEDLWRDQKNELEIFEKAGTHKKGDKRANQRRDDNNIDEQGEGREREGEEIKTSVKEKQKKKKNKKLEIIIPINKSELFLGKENIILDNSSKDDIKNLEIFWFDRLTRNRRRSIINCFTTMRKLGVLNSGGNTFKDSYSVAPPTSIEAATGDRTSLEDKPHPMEDKGIPTIDHIFNKSKEYIIVDNLVCLCNQQIKLIKEYISYIKRNIYDLSSITENNEKIKEMKILEPIKRREIFFYLNICIAMSYAQECTPNVYGLHTCATPDIRGFNLHPMFSHINKKKNELRNDHVTDPWEKLRLLKKHGRKIETSSKYDITNRNKNSYNESSSMNKSNAGEKIAQNKFCSEGNNNADDAEERERKHYEEMERKRKELEDLERKNKAIEEMKKKKKEKDDKKIYNIYSLLESAAQYFGEGPKYSNPNIHEFYKSNSNQLVYVKPPNTIEEKNLLINYFLQFPSLNKKLEYNKRRIYAENYGLVKIIKNNENLPTNFELHTQPWLLESFQNMWNEQNKLNNFQIWNMSNLVNDDDPLEDVQCTDTKVAAPNQTQDSKNVFVKIEAAGGGQDVTLKCVQVKGEEVTSQSLQEVTSQSLQVKGEEVTSQSVQVKGGEVTSQSVQVKGEEVTSQSVQVKGEEVTSQSVQVKGEEVTSQSVQVKGEEVTSQCAHLKEESTRQKVCNEEVPSFTNDTNQGKTSKWGSGITNTEISKSENKRKSDFLTKKIKKFCSNDDTKQLKLTSFLSKDKVNINVEGERIESKEHDPIAEHMKDEVTNLSYVASESEKLDYVKIKKKKRRILDDDKMNDMCENYQQKSEIANKYDNTNEENHEEDFADDDKNYCSSQKSYNRFEGNYSISKRKNITSQKDNSKQEDLSDYSSEQKDEEKVRNIRKRKKNDENEQDIINPVDIIMKQKYAEEKKRLREDKMKHVFELEAEESEDENIEDPEERKRAQLLKNSKYQQDDSEDDDQYNSEGLSEFINNEEYNSDNDIVKLKHKEEMEKFEENMFLKKFTYQGKEFNKELTNKEKLELEREKQLLRKKKLLLNCSLGNVKLSDFESDSSTSSDDDTKKYLKNSLYEPFTELENVDMLKKNKNFIDNSFNDNVFKRGECIGNIDDEKRKKQILEKIDNVIYRKEVKTNEGKKIVIKKKRKIRFHHELSDLTVTEEEQVDEYEKTKKKPKKVNSNLVEQPKPIFIQNKTINHNNKASIKWNNNIKYINELDTPTNSEVFKGFRKVENAQ; this is translated from the exons ATGAGTACTATAAataagaagagaaaaaagaaaaaaatattttcagaTGAAGAAGACAGTAAAAGTAATGAAATTGAACATACTTCTATTGAGGTGAGTAGTGAAAGGGCCACAAAAAATAAACCACTTCTATGTACAAACGGAATTGATGCATATGAACATGACCCTGTTGACAAATCCGAGGGTGAAGAATTAATAGAAGGAAATATTACCAAGAAAGTTGAAGATGTAGGAGAAGAAGGAGATGATAGAAATGGTGgagatataaataataatgacatAAATGGCTATATTAGGAGTGAAAGTGGAAATATTGAGCAAGGTAAAAATGGAGATGATAAATCTGAACATAGCCAAAATGACACACAACAAAGCAACAAATGTGAAGATattttgaaacaaaaaaaaaaaaaaaaaaaattgaaaaaatgcACTATGCAAGAAGACGCCTCAGGAAACGATACTACAGATATGATAGAGAGTAGAAATATAGAATACACGCTTAACAGAAATGACAGTGGTGAGACCAATAATACAAACGAAGACGCATCTAGTGGAGAAAATTCACTCAAGGAgaataattctaaaaaaCTTGGAGAAGGGAAACATGAAGAAGAGACCACATTCCATAAAAtgattaatgaaaaaaaaaaaaaaaaaaaaaggaaagtgCACAAAATGGAAGAGGTACAGGAGATGAATGATCATGAAGGGAAACAATGGAAAAGTGAAGATGAAAACGACGGGAAGGAGCAGCAGCAAGAACAAGACCAGACACAGAAGCAGCGTGTAGTTAACCACTCTGAAGATAACGAGGAAGAAGATCTTTGGAGAGATCAGAAGAACGAATTAGAAATTTTCGAAAAGGCAGGGACGCACAAAAAAGGAGATAAACGAGCAAATCAAAGAAGAGacgataataatatagatgAACAAGGCGAAGGAAGGGAGAGGGAAGGGGAGGAAATAAAGACCTCAGTAAaggaaaagcaaaaaaaaaaaaaaaataaaaaactcgAA ATAATTATTCCCATAAACAAGAGTGAGCTGTTCTTAGGCAAAGAGAACATTATTCTTGACAATTCAAGTAAggatgatataaaaaatttggaaaTATTTTGGTTTGACAGATTAACGAGAAATAGAAGGAGAAGCATCATTAATTGCTTTACCACGATGCGTAAGTTGGGTGTACTTAATAGCGGGGGTAATACTTTTAAAGATTCATACTCAGTTGCACCTCCAACTTCAATTGAAGCTGCTACGGGGGATAGGACTTCACTAGAGGACAAACCACATCCTATGGAGGATAAGGGAATCCCAACCATTGACCACATATTTAATAAGAGCAAGGAATATATCATAGTAGATAACTTAGTTTGCCTGTGCAACCAACAGATTAAACTGATAAAGGAATACATTTCGTACATAAAAAGAAACATCTACGATTTATCATCTATCacagaaaataatgaaaaaataaaagaaatgaagaTCTTAGAACctataaaaagaagagaaatttttttttatttaaatatatgtatagcaATGAGTTATGCACAAGAATGTACTCCAAATGTATATGGTCTTCACACTTGTGCAACCCCGGATATCCGAGGGTTTAATTTACATCCTATGTTTTctcatattaataaaaaaaaaaatgaactacGAAATGACCACGTAACTGACCCTTGGGAGAAGCTaagattattaaaaaaacatggGAGGAAAATTGAAACATCCAGTAAATATGATATTACaaacagaaataaaaatagttataaTGAGAGTAGTAGCATGAATAAAAGTAATGCAGGTGAAAAGATAGCACAGAATAAGTTTTGTAGTGAAGGGAACAATAATGCAGATGATGCTGAggaaagagaaagaaaacATTATGAAGAAatggaaagaaaaagaaaagaattagAAGATttggaaagaaaaaataaagctatagaagaaatgaaaaaaaagaaaaaagaaaaagatgataaaaaaatttataatatatattccctACTAGAATCAGCTGCTCAGTATTTTGGAGAAGGCCCGAAATATTCTAATCCTAATATTcatgaattttataaatcaAACAGTAATCAGTTAGTATATGTAAAGCCACCAAATActatagaagaaaaaaatttattaataaattactttttaCAATTTCCTAGCTTAAATAAGAAGTTGGAATATAATAAGAGAAGAATATATGCAGAAAATTATGGGCTagtaaaaattatcaaaaacAATGAAAATTTGCCTACGAATTTTGAGTTACATACTCAACCATGGTTGTTAGAATCATTTCAAAATATGTGGAATGAACAAAACAaacttaataattttcaaatatgGAATATGTCAAATTTGGTAAATGATGATGATCCGTTAGAAGATGTCCAATGCACGGATACGAAGGTGGCGGCACCCAACCAAACCCAGGACAGCAAAAATGTCTTCGTAAAAATAGAAGCAGCTGGAGGAGGTCAGGACGTGACTCTTAAGTGTGTACAGGTAAAGGGCGAGGAAGTAACTAGTCAGAGTTTACAG GAAGTAACTAGTCAGAGTTTACAGGTAAAGGGCGAGGAAGTAACTAGTCAGAGTGTACAGGTAAAGGGCGGGGAAGTAACTAGTCAGAGTGTACAGGTAAAGGGCGAGGAAGTAACTAGTCAGAGTGTACAGGTAAAGGGCGAGGAAGTAACTAGTCAGAGTGTACAGGTAAAGGGCGAGGAAGTAACTAGTCAGAGTGTACAGGTAAAGGGTGAAGAAGTAACTAGTCAATGTGCACATTTAAAGGAGGAATCGACTCGCCAAAAGGTGTGCAACGAGGAAGTTCCCTCATTTACGAATGACACGAATCAAGGAAAAACTTCGAAATGGGGAAGTGGCATAACCAATACTGAAATAAGCAAAAGTgaaaacaaaagaaagagcgattttttaacaaaaaaaatcaaaaagtTCTGTTCGAACGATGACACAAAACAGTTGAAATTAACATCATTTTTAAGTAAagataaagtaaatataaatgtagagGGTGAAAGGATTGAAAGTAAGGAACATGACCCAATTGCTGAACATATGAAAGATGAGGTTACTAACCTGTCATATGTAGCAAGTGAAAGTGAAAAATTAGactatgtaaaaataaaaaaaaagaaaagaagaattttAGATGATGATAAAATGAATGATATGTGTGAAAATTATCAACAGAAGAGTGAGATAGCTAACAAGTATGACAATACTAATGAGGAGAATCATGAAGAGGATTTTGCGGATGATgacaaaaattattgtagTAGTCAAAAGAGCTATAACAGATTTGAGGGAAATTATAGCATAAGTAAAAGGAAGAATATTACTAGTCAAAAAGATAACAGTAAGCAGGAGGATTTAAGTGACTATAGTAGTGAACAAAAGGATGAAGAAAAAGTTAGAAacataagaaaaagaaaaaagaatgacGAAAATGAGCAGGATATTATTAATCCTGTGGATATTATTATGAAGCAAAAATAtgcagaagaaaaaaaaag aTTACGGGAAGACAAAATGAAGCACGTGTTTGAGTTGGAAGCAGAGGAAAGTGAGGATGAGAATATAGAAGATCCcgaagaaagaaaaagagctcaacttttgaaaaattcaaaataccAACAGGATGATTCGGAAGACGATGATCAGTACAACAGTGAGGG GTTAAGCGAGTTcataaataatgaagaatataACAGCGATAATGATATTGTTAAACTGAAGCACAAGGAGGAAATGGAAAAGTTTGaagaaaatatgtttttgaaaaaatttacatatcaAGGAAAAGAATTTAATAAGGAATTAACGAATAAAGAAAAGCTCGAAttagaaagagaaaaacagctattaagaaaaaaaaaacttttactTAACTGCAGCTTAGGAAATGTCAAGCTGAGTGATTTTGAATCGGATAGTAGTACCAGCAGTGATGatgatacaaaaaaatatttgaaaaattctTTATATGAACCTTTTACAGAACTTGAAAATGTagatatgttaaaaaaaaataagaattttataGATAACTCTTTTAATGATAACGTTTTTAAGAGAGGAGAGTGCATTGGAAATATTGATGATGAAAAGAGGAAGAAGCAAA TATTAGAAAAAATCGACAATGTGATATACagaaaagaagtaaaaacaaatgaaggaaaaaaaatagtaattaaaaaaaaaagaaagatacGTTTTCATCATGAACTGTCCGACCTAACTGTAACGGAAGAAGAACAAGTGgatgaatatgaaaaaacaaagaaaaaaccCAAAAAAGTAAATTCAAATTTAGTTGAACAACCCAAACCTATctttattcaaaataaaacaattaatcataataataaagctTCAATCAAATGGAATaacaatattaaatatattaatgaactGGATACACCAACAAATAGTGAGGTGTTTAAGGGATTTAGGAAGGTGGAAAATGCTCAGTAA
- the UBC gene encoding ubiquitin-conjugating enzyme E2, putative (unknown EC number: 6.3.2.19): MKKVKVLKSLIIICYMSILTRFGNKNCVKCRSFSCIPKYGSFTNHRNKYINFMIKTKCGTKKEWNKILHKNPVYYLGKSKYLINENVKKNTKRLFTIQPNKPVNCSTLKPSTCVQKHIRTKYNLGNANYRIQKELHNFLKNPPINCTIDVHPNNIRIWIVTYTGLENTIYANEIYKIKIIFSDDYPLKPPTVYFLQKPPKHTHVYSNGDICLSLLGDDYNPSLSISGLILSIISMLSSAKEKKLPIDNYTHADAKPGSSQNNFLYHDDKC, from the coding sequence atgaaaaaggtaaaagtgctaaaaagtttaataataatatgttatatgaGCATATTAACAAGGTTTGGAAATAAGAATTGCGTAAAATGTAGATCTTTTTCATGTATACCAAAATATGGAAGCTTTACAAATCACaggaataaatatattaattttatgataaaGACAAAATGTGgcacaaaaaaagaatggaacaagatattacataaaaaccCTGTATATTACTTAGGTAAAAGTAAATAtctaataaatgaaaatgtgaagaaaaatacaaaacgGTTATTTACAATACAACCGAATAAACCTGTTAATTGTAGCACACTGAAACCTTCTACATGTGTACAAAAGCATATACGAACAAAGTACAATTTGGGAAATGCTAATTACAGAATACAAAAAGAattgcataattttttaaaaaatcctCCAATCAATTGTACAATAGATGTACACCCAAATAATATTAGAATTTGGATTGTAACATATACAGGATTAGAAAATACTATATATGCtaatgaaatttataaaataaaaattattttttctgatGATTATCCCTTAAAACCACCaactgtttattttttacaaaaaccACCTAAGCACACACATGTGTATTCAAATGGAGACATTTGTTTAAGTTTATTAGGTGATGACTACAACCCTAGTTTATCTATTTCCGGCCTAATATTATCTATTATATCCATGCTCTCTTcagcaaaagaaaaaaagctGCCAATTGATAACTACACACATGCAGATGCCAAACCTGGAAGCAGTCAGAATAACTTTCTTTATCATGACGACAAATGTTGA
- the IDH gene encoding isocitrate dehydrogenase [NADP], mitochondrial, putative → MGAKWNIIKRPVIHNIIKRNIKKSPSSFNIYGKVKVENPVVELDGDEMTKVIWKDIKNKLILPYLDLNIKYFDLSIQNRDRTNDEVTLEAAEEIKKSSVGIKCATITPDAARVKEFNLKQMWKSPNGTIRNILDGTVFRAPILIKNIPRFIPNWRKPIIIGRHAYADQYKQKSLKIEKSGTFEIVFTPDDNSQVVREKVYHFKGSGVCLGMYNTEESIRNFALSCFRYALDLKMPLYMSTKSTILKIYDGLFTDIFSEIYEEKFRKLFEQHNLWYEHKLIDDMVAQVLKSEGGFVWACKNYDGDIQSDAVAQGYGSLGLMSSILMCPDGVTCVSEAAHGTVTRHFRSYQKGEKTSTNPIASIFAWTRGLQHRAKLDNNQPLQQFCYALERACIETVEDGLMPKDLAACIKGIKNVTEKDYLFTEDFIDAINEKLKFKLLVFQKKNETQATNTKLHNENWNHYAPQEHAS, encoded by the coding sequence ATGGGAGCAAAATGGAATATTATCAAACGTCCAGTGATTCACAATATTATCAAacgaaatataaaaaagagcCCCTCCTCCTTCAACATTTACGGGAAAGTAAAAGTCGAAAATCCAGTGGTAGAATTAGACGGAGATGAAATGACCAAAGTAATATGGAAAgatattaagaataaattaatactACCCTATCTAGatttgaatataaaatatttcgaTTTATCTATTCAAAATAGAGACAGAACAAATGATGAAGTAACACTAGAAGCAGCagaggaaataaaaaaaagttctgTTGGTATAAAATGTGCTACAATTACACCTGACGCTGCTAGAGTTAAGGAATTTAATTTAAAGCAAATGTGGAAAAGTCCAAATGGCAcgataagaaatatattagacGGAACTGTTTTTAGAGCTCctattcttataaaaaatatacctaGATTTATACCTAATTGGAGAAAACCAATTATTATAGGAAGACATGCTTATGCTGATCAGTACAAACAGAAATcattaaaaattgaaaaaagtgGTACATTTGAAATAGTTTTTACCCCCGATGATAATTCTCAAGTAGTCAGAGAAAAGGTTTACCATTTCAAAGGTTCTGGTGTGTGTTTAGGTATGTATAATACAGAAGAGTCTATCCGAAATTTTGCTTTATCATGCTTCAGATATGCATTAGATCTTAAAATGCCTCTATATATGAGTACAAAAAGTACCATACTGAAAATCTATGATGGATTATTTACAGATATTTTTTCtgaaatatatgaagaaaaatttcGAAAATTATTTGAACAACATAATTTATGGTATGAACATAAATTAATTGATGATATGGTTGCGCAGGTTTTGAAATCTGAGGGAGGATTTGTATGGGCTTGTAAGAATTATGATGGAGATATACAATCAGATGCAGTTGCACAAGGGTATGGAAGCTTAGGTTTAATGAGTTCTATTTTAATGTGCCCAGATGGTGTTACATGCGTTTCTGAAGCTGCACATGGTACTGTGACAAGACATTTTAGATCTTATCAGAAAGGTGAAAAAACATCAACAAATCCTATTGCATCTATTTTTGCATGGACAAGGGGTCTTCAACACAGAGCTAAGTTAGATAACAATCAACCCTTACAACAGTTCTGTTATGCACTTGAAAGGGCTTGTATAGAAACCGTTGAAGATGGACTAATGCCGAAAGATTTAGCAGCATGCATTAAaggaattaaaaatgttaccGAAAAAGACTATTTGTTCACAGAAGATTTTATAGATGCaattaatgaaaaacttaaatttaaattactagtttttcaaaaaaaaaatgaaacacaAGCGACTAATACAAAATTACATAATGAAAATTGGAATCACTATGCACCACAAGAACATGCCTCCTGA
- the ROM6 gene encoding rhomboid protease ROM6, putative, with the protein MLNSYRYFRTSYCHKRNILLFLNRKRTFHEYTRRQRIYKNNAAMRKDRINKQTNIQLREKLKLIIFSSVYFFTCDYIYHLFILNDSKKEKVENKKKCSSNNFIGGDDSSTFLHYVKRLNIFAKPEKVEKEYLQDEKGKGKISSGNKNALKYEHKNELSPVEKNEIKMCNICEDNCSYEIKINRINSLDYKNQKDEMKESNSGKETLTKKKQTFGYDYSGGGNKNTLTGQENNIKDIIANNFYRNDIFNGCNLFLFVNGVVFLSWRLSEIARNKKFFHFMCRHFICSYENIKKKYYHTIFTASISHITVPHFLFNMWAFHTITNTLLCPEIKENKKNYYIFFNYKSNVLEKKINDKDIINVCLLSAIISTIPYILLHKRNQILGASGSIMGLIYLLSTVKPNEIFVSIFPLPYLKMTALQLCHMSILTNFLFLFFKRNNFGIAWSAHLFGMLGGVIYNLYQRKTKNNFNYYPFIHLSIKNGYIDYLNSYLDLVDMLTCLQLQTKLFFSLDPRAMQNIKKKMYSIKMKQSQRRLKFHMLKVKNLEAMSR; encoded by the coding sequence ATGCTTAACTCGTATAGATACTTTAGAACGAGTTATTGTCATaagagaaatatattattattcttaaataGAAAGAGAACTTTTCACGAATATACAAGAAGgcaaagaatatataaaaataatgctgCCATGCGAAAGGacagaataaataaacaaacaaatatacaactaagagaaaaattaaaactcaTTATTTTTAGTTCTGTGTACTTTTTCACCTGTGACTATATTTATCATCtgtttatattaaatgattctaaaaaggaaaaagtagaaaataagaaaaaatgctCAAGTAATAATTTCATTGGGGGAGATGACAGTAGTACCTTTCTGCATTATGTGAAAAgactaaatatatttgcaaaGCCAGAAAAAGtggaaaaagaatatttacaggatgaaaaaggaaaaggaaaaataagcAGTGGTAATAAAAATGCTTTAAAATATGAGCATAAAAATGAACTATCTCCTGtcgaaaaaaatgaaataaaaatgtgcaACATTTGCGAAGATAATTGTTcgtatgaaataaaaataaatcgtATAAATAGCTTAGATTATAAAAATCAAAAGGATGAAATGAAGGAAAGTAATTCAGGGAAAGAAACACtaactaaaaaaaagcaaacaTTTGGATATGACTACAGCGGAGGGGGGAACAAAAACACCCTGACCGGACAGGAAAACAATATTAAAGACATAAttgcaaataatttttatagaaatGACATTTTCAATGGATgcaatttgtttttatttgtgAACGGAGTAGTATTTTTGAGTTGGAGGTTAAGTGAAATTGCTCGAAATAAGAAATTCTTTCATTTCATGTGCAGACATTTTATTTGCTCTTAtgaaaatatcaaaaaaaagtattaccATACAATTTTTACAGCTAGTATCAGTCATATAACTGttcctcattttttatttaatatgtgGGCATTCCACACTATTACTAACACCTTATTATGTCCagaaattaaagaaaataaaaaaaattattatatattctttaattataaatcAAATGttttagagaaaaaaataaatgataaagatATAATTAATGTTTGTTTATTATCAGCAATAATTTCAACTATTCCTTATATTCTTCTTCATAAAAGGAATCAAATATTAGGTGCATCGGGATCTATCATGGGTCTTATATACCTTCTATCAACAGTTAAGCCAAATGAAATTTTTGTATCCATATTTCCACTTCCATATTTAAAGATGACAGCTTTGCAATTATGTCATATGtcaattttaacaaatttcctttttttgttttttaaaagaaataattttggTATTGCTTGGTCAGCCCATTTATTTGGTATGTTAGGAGGAGTAATTTACAATTTATAtcaaagaaaaacaaaaaacaactTCAATTATTACCCCTTCATACATTTGTCAATCAAAAATGGATATATAGATTACCTCAACTCGTACTTAGATTTAGTAGATATGTTAACATGTTTGCAACTACAAACGAAGTTATTCTTTTCCTTAGACCCTCGTGCTATGCAAaacataaagaaaaaaatgtactcaataaaaatgaagcaaTCTCAGAGAAGGTTAAAATTTCATATGttgaaagtaaaaaatttggAAGCCATGTCTAGGTAG
- the PmUG01_12019600 gene encoding conserved Plasmodium protein, unknown function has product MNKKVSLPYEVCEIKNVRFELPKEYHPNVKYGFFRNFLFGVHTSYYLKSFLKVSSKVFAGFLLFYYPLDKTHCNIRRFKRNLKKGN; this is encoded by the exons atgaataaaaaagtaagtTTACCATATGAGGTGTGCGAAATAAAGAACGTTCGTTTTGAGTTACCAAAAGAATATCATccaaatgtaaaatatggATTTTTCAGAAATTTCCTGTTTGGAGTGCACACTTCCTACTAC CTAAAAAGTTTTTTGAAGGTATCATCAAAAGTCTTTGCAGGATTTTTGCTGTTTTACTACCCTCTCGATAAAACTCATTGCAACATACGTCGATTC AAAAGAAATTTGAAAAAGGGGAATTAA